One window of Aerosakkonema funiforme FACHB-1375 genomic DNA carries:
- a CDS encoding ferritin-like domain-containing protein has protein sequence MRELDNKKATDILNKIMEFELAGVVRYTHYSLMVTGPNRIPIVNFFKLQATESLTHAQQVGEILTGLEGHPTLRIAPIEETYKHSVRDILEESLAHEKKALDLYKALLDTVENASIYLEEFARTMIGTEEMHNIEIKKMLRDFS, from the coding sequence ATGAGAGAACTCGACAACAAAAAGGCGACCGACATCCTCAATAAAATCATGGAATTTGAACTGGCAGGAGTAGTGCGTTATACTCACTACTCCCTGATGGTAACAGGCCCCAACCGAATTCCGATTGTAAATTTTTTCAAGTTGCAGGCGACCGAATCCTTAACTCATGCCCAACAAGTAGGAGAAATTCTCACAGGTTTAGAGGGGCACCCTACCCTGCGAATCGCTCCTATTGAAGAAACATACAAACATTCCGTGCGAGATATATTGGAGGAAAGCTTAGCTCACGAAAAGAAAGCTTTAGACCTTTATAAAGCTCTTCTAGATACAGTTGAGAATGCCAGCATTTACCTGGAGGAATTTGCCCGCACGATGATTGGTACAGAAGAAATGCACAACATAGAAATAAAAAAGATGTTACGAGATTTTAGTTAA
- the ahcY gene encoding adenosylhomocysteinase, translated as MTATYTQPKHEVKDLSLAPLGKQRIEWAGREMPVLRQIRDRFAAEKPLAGIRLVACCHVTTETANLAIALKAAGADAVLIASNPLSTQDDVAACLVAEYGIPVFAIKGEDAETYVRHVQVALDHRPNIIIDDGCDVVATLVKERQDQLSEIIGTTEETTTGIVRLRAMFKDGVLTFPAINVNDADTKHFFDNRYGTGQSTLDGIIRATNILLAGKNVVVAGYGWCGKGTALRARGLGANVIVTEIDPTKAIEAVMDGFRVMPMSEAAPQGDLFITVTGNKHVIRSEHFDVMKDGAIVCNSGHFDIEIDLKALGAKAKEVRTVRNFTEEYRLQNGKSVIVLGEGRLVNLAAAEGHPSAVMDMSFANQALGCEYLVKNKGKLEPGIHSIPVEVDKQIARLKLQAMGIYIDNLTPDQIEYMNSWTSGT; from the coding sequence ATGACTGCAACATACACCCAGCCAAAGCACGAAGTCAAAGACCTTTCCCTTGCCCCCCTCGGAAAACAACGCATAGAATGGGCGGGACGGGAAATGCCCGTGTTGCGCCAAATTCGCGATCGCTTCGCCGCTGAAAAGCCCCTCGCTGGCATTCGCTTAGTCGCCTGCTGCCACGTTACCACCGAGACTGCAAATCTCGCCATTGCACTCAAAGCAGCTGGTGCAGACGCCGTACTGATCGCCAGCAATCCCCTCAGTACCCAAGATGACGTAGCCGCTTGTCTCGTCGCCGAATATGGCATCCCCGTATTCGCGATCAAAGGCGAAGACGCAGAAACCTATGTCCGCCACGTCCAAGTTGCCCTGGATCACCGTCCCAACATCATCATCGATGACGGTTGCGATGTGGTAGCTACTCTGGTAAAAGAACGCCAAGATCAACTTTCCGAAATCATCGGTACTACCGAAGAAACTACTACTGGTATCGTTCGTCTCCGCGCCATGTTCAAAGATGGCGTACTCACCTTCCCCGCCATCAACGTCAACGACGCCGACACCAAACACTTCTTCGATAATCGTTACGGCACCGGTCAATCTACCCTCGATGGTATTATCCGCGCCACCAATATCCTGCTAGCCGGTAAAAATGTTGTCGTCGCCGGATACGGCTGGTGCGGTAAAGGCACCGCCCTCCGCGCACGAGGTCTGGGCGCTAACGTAATTGTGACAGAAATCGATCCGACTAAGGCGATCGAAGCAGTTATGGACGGCTTCCGCGTCATGCCAATGTCAGAAGCCGCACCCCAAGGCGATTTATTTATCACCGTCACCGGCAACAAGCACGTCATTCGCAGCGAACATTTTGACGTGATGAAAGACGGCGCAATTGTTTGCAACTCCGGTCACTTCGATATCGAAATCGACCTCAAAGCGCTTGGTGCCAAAGCCAAAGAAGTCAGAACAGTGCGGAACTTCACTGAAGAATACCGCCTGCAAAACGGTAAATCTGTTATCGTGTTGGGCGAAGGTCGTTTGGTCAACTTAGCAGCCGCAGAAGGACACCCCAGCGCCGTTATGGATATGAGCTTTGCTAACCAAGCTTTAGGTTGCGAATATCTGGTGAAGAACAAAGGCAAACTCGAACCGGGTATCCATTCCATACCAGTCGAAGTTGACAAACAAATTGCACGCTTGAAGTTGCAGGCAATGGGGATTTATATTGATAACCTCACCCCAGATCAAATCGAGTACATGAACTCCTGGACATCCGGAACATAA
- a CDS encoding site-specific DNA-methyltransferase: MKQLSLFEDPLPKEKLPTNLTTNRHHIHKWYNFIAGFSPEFVSKCIQNAELKADEIIIDPFAGLSTTLVQANLEGVCSVGFEAHPFFYDISLAKIFPPKHPQQVKDIETFCQSLDPYERNLTNIWETSALTFLEKLIPESELPILASAIIAEDRLSPDRRSLYRLILSRVLELTAHSQTDGIYKAPTTQKSSLPYHDAVRKVCAQIQDDIDVIGNSFKSSAKLHLMSSEKMLPLANESVSICITSPPYLNNFDFAEMTRMQLYFWRYASSWKEITERVRRRLIVNTTTAPTDLKRNQHLFSESLSKCFRSEIQPLVEALKQQKQLRKGKKDYYLLLYPYFAQMQSVIRELKRVLRPQSPVHLVVADAALYGVHIQTDKLLAQLMQENGFQVLKIETLRARGSRWLLEKRQGTEKGLGEFHIYARRI, translated from the coding sequence ATGAAACAACTCAGCTTATTTGAAGATCCACTACCCAAAGAAAAGCTCCCAACCAACCTCACGACTAATCGCCATCATATCCATAAATGGTATAACTTCATCGCGGGATTCTCTCCAGAGTTTGTCAGCAAGTGCATTCAAAATGCGGAATTAAAAGCAGACGAAATTATAATAGATCCTTTCGCAGGTTTATCAACAACGCTTGTGCAAGCAAATTTGGAGGGTGTCTGTTCGGTTGGATTTGAAGCTCACCCTTTCTTTTATGATATTTCATTAGCTAAAATATTCCCACCAAAACACCCACAGCAAGTTAAAGATATCGAGACTTTCTGCCAATCTCTTGACCCATACGAGCGAAACCTGACAAATATTTGGGAAACCTCTGCTTTAACTTTCCTAGAAAAACTTATCCCAGAGTCAGAACTTCCTATTTTAGCATCAGCGATAATTGCCGAAGATCGGCTTTCACCAGATCGGCGATCGCTATATCGTTTAATTTTGTCTCGCGTGCTTGAACTAACAGCACATTCCCAAACCGATGGGATATATAAAGCTCCTACTACACAAAAATCATCTCTACCATATCACGATGCTGTCAGGAAAGTTTGCGCTCAAATCCAAGATGATATAGATGTTATAGGAAATAGTTTTAAGTCAAGCGCAAAATTACATTTAATGAGTTCCGAAAAAATGCTGCCATTGGCAAATGAAAGCGTTTCTATCTGCATTACATCTCCACCTTATTTAAACAATTTCGATTTTGCAGAAATGACACGAATGCAGCTTTATTTCTGGCGTTACGCTAGCTCATGGAAAGAAATTACAGAACGAGTGCGACGCCGACTTATTGTTAATACAACTACTGCTCCCACTGACTTAAAACGCAATCAACATTTATTCTCGGAATCTTTATCTAAATGCTTTCGCTCTGAAATCCAACCACTTGTTGAGGCACTAAAGCAACAAAAGCAGCTAAGAAAGGGGAAAAAAGATTATTACTTGTTATTATATCCTTATTTTGCACAAATGCAGTCAGTTATCCGTGAATTGAAAAGGGTACTTCGACCTCAAAGCCCCGTCCATCTTGTTGTAGCAGATGCGGCTCTTTATGGAGTTCATATCCAAACTGATAAACTATTGGCACAACTTATGCAGGAAAATGGATTTCAGGTTTTGAAAATCGAAACCCTGCGAGCTAGAGGTAGCCGCTGGCTTCTCGAAAAACGACAGGGCACAGAAAAAGGTCTTGGGGAGTTTCACATTTATGCCAGAAGAATTTGA
- a CDS encoding pentapeptide repeat-containing protein, with translation MAIYRPEENRKFITTESTGKSGQRGESRVWSAVKIAFADRECIAYWRYPIFSQVGKTRKEPDILIADFELGLIVIEVKSVRIDQIVAINGHRWEFCNFYTSDASPYAQAENQLFALLGYCDREPLLRRKVNGRVIIALPLITEKQWREKGFHLLPSCPPIIFKEDLFKLSSPPSHLVESAGSMIPPFPARERGLAIIIPQTTPIIKGENLNEEQWKLLLSVLSGTPVFRQSSSRIIPQLQFPEVVSPIPESRTSILAKARQQLSEFDIQQERIGKQIPPGAQRIRGIAGSGKTVLLCQKAANMHLKHPEWDIALVFFSRSLYDPITQQLDKWLRRFSSGEIKFDRTNQKLRVLHAWGGKNQPGLYSVICSAAGVLPLTVYDTDSKQPNASLAEACTLLLQTVEIPQIFDAILIDEGQDLIVDEELKFEGKQPFYWLTYQSLRPVELEHPEQRRLIWAYDEAQSLESLHMPTAGELFGDELALMVTGEYADGIKKTEILQRCYRTPTPILTVAHAIGMGLLRPGGMLSGITRSEDWKALGYEVKGRFSPGRQITLKCASDRSGNIIPQLWEKPVLEFDIYDDRQSELTALAHNIIYNLKCDRLKPSREILVIVLGCFGEAIELEIEVAEFLMSQGIDIFIPGTSNCNILTPYLEYSNPNKFWCEGGVTVSRIHRAKGNEADMVYLVGLDNIAENERNVKLRNQLFIALTRTRGWLKLSGIGNYPMYEEIRSAIASGDTFNFTFNRPQKRAISVTNAGELLNLYAAGTRNFQNADWRGIHLAYANLQDANCIGTQLNNADLRNTQLDGIKLVIADLSNADLSNASLRKAKMMGAILRNANLSYSDLSRADLSDADLRNANLVGAKLVGANLSGVDLRGADLTGADIAGAEFSDVNWMGTRMPDGKIYGYGN, from the coding sequence ATGGCGATTTATCGCCCAGAAGAAAACCGCAAGTTCATTACTACCGAATCAACCGGAAAAAGCGGACAGAGGGGTGAAAGTAGAGTTTGGTCAGCCGTTAAAATTGCTTTTGCAGATAGAGAATGTATTGCTTACTGGCGATATCCGATTTTTTCTCAGGTTGGTAAGACTCGCAAAGAACCTGATATTTTGATTGCTGATTTTGAACTCGGTCTAATTGTGATTGAGGTAAAATCGGTCAGAATTGACCAAATTGTTGCTATTAACGGACATCGCTGGGAATTTTGCAATTTTTACACCTCTGACGCGAGTCCTTATGCACAAGCAGAAAATCAGTTGTTCGCTTTGTTGGGATATTGCGATCGCGAACCTCTTCTTCGTCGTAAAGTAAATGGTAGAGTTATCATCGCTTTACCCTTAATTACCGAAAAACAATGGCGGGAAAAAGGTTTTCATCTACTTCCTTCTTGTCCTCCCATCATTTTTAAAGAAGATTTATTTAAATTGTCCTCTCCCCCAAGCCATCTAGTCGAAAGCGCGGGGAGTATGATTCCCCCCTTCCCGGCGAGGGAAAGGGGTTTAGCTATAATCATTCCACAAACCACTCCCATCATCAAAGGCGAAAATCTCAACGAGGAACAATGGAAATTATTGCTATCTGTATTAAGTGGAACACCAGTTTTTCGCCAATCTTCCAGCAGAATTATTCCCCAATTACAATTTCCTGAAGTTGTCTCTCCAATTCCAGAAAGTCGCACCAGCATTTTGGCGAAAGCGCGACAACAGTTATCGGAATTTGATATCCAACAAGAACGCATCGGTAAACAAATTCCTCCCGGCGCACAAAGAATTCGCGGTATTGCAGGTTCTGGTAAAACAGTCTTGCTGTGTCAAAAAGCTGCGAATATGCACCTCAAACATCCTGAATGGGATATTGCTTTAGTCTTTTTCAGTCGCAGTTTGTACGACCCCATCACCCAACAATTAGATAAGTGGTTGCGTCGGTTTAGTAGCGGTGAAATAAAATTCGATCGCACTAACCAAAAATTGCGAGTTCTTCACGCTTGGGGAGGAAAAAATCAACCCGGACTTTACAGCGTAATTTGCTCAGCAGCAGGTGTTCTCCCTCTCACAGTTTACGATACCGACAGCAAACAACCCAACGCATCTTTAGCCGAAGCTTGCACTCTGCTATTGCAAACAGTAGAAATTCCCCAAATATTTGATGCTATTCTCATCGATGAAGGTCAAGATTTAATTGTGGATGAGGAGTTGAAATTTGAGGGAAAGCAACCTTTTTACTGGCTGACATATCAATCTTTGCGACCCGTCGAACTCGAACATCCCGAACAGCGTCGGTTAATTTGGGCTTATGACGAAGCGCAAAGTTTGGAAAGTTTACATATGCCAACAGCGGGGGAATTATTCGGCGATGAATTGGCGCTTATGGTAACTGGTGAATATGCCGATGGTATCAAAAAAACTGAGATTTTGCAACGTTGTTATCGCACTCCTACCCCAATTTTAACAGTCGCACACGCAATTGGGATGGGATTGCTGCGACCTGGGGGAATGCTATCGGGAATTACTCGGAGTGAAGATTGGAAAGCGCTCGGTTATGAAGTAAAGGGTCGTTTTTCTCCCGGTCGGCAAATTACGCTGAAATGTGCGAGCGATCGCTCTGGTAATATCATACCACAACTTTGGGAAAAACCAGTATTGGAGTTTGATATTTATGACGATCGTCAATCGGAATTAACCGCTTTAGCGCACAACATTATATATAACCTCAAATGCGATCGTTTGAAACCAAGCCGGGAGATATTGGTAATAGTTTTAGGTTGTTTTGGAGAAGCGATCGAACTCGAAATTGAAGTCGCAGAGTTTTTGATGTCGCAAGGTATTGATATCTTCATTCCCGGCACAAGCAACTGCAATATCTTGACACCCTATCTAGAATATTCCAACCCCAACAAATTCTGGTGCGAAGGTGGCGTTACCGTCTCCCGCATCCACCGCGCCAAAGGCAACGAAGCCGACATGGTGTATCTAGTTGGTTTAGATAACATTGCCGAAAATGAGCGCAATGTCAAGCTACGCAATCAGTTATTTATTGCCTTAACGAGGACACGCGGTTGGTTGAAATTGAGCGGGATTGGCAACTATCCCATGTATGAAGAAATACGAAGTGCGATCGCAAGTGGCGACACTTTCAATTTTACCTTCAATCGACCACAAAAGCGAGCAATTAGCGTCACCAATGCGGGAGAATTGCTCAATCTATATGCCGCAGGCACGAGAAATTTTCAAAATGCAGATTGGCGAGGAATTCACTTAGCATATGCTAACTTACAAGATGCCAATTGTATCGGTACGCAGTTAAACAATGCCGATTTGCGAAACACCCAATTAGATGGTATAAAATTAGTAATTGCCGATTTGAGTAACGCCGATTTAAGTAATGCCAGTTTGCGAAAAGCAAAAATGATGGGTGCGATTTTGCGAAATGCCAATTTGAGTTATTCTGATTTAAGCCGCGCCGACTTAAGCGATGCCGATTTGCGGAATGCAAACTTAGTTGGCGCAAAGTTGGTAGGCGCTAACTTGAGTGGTGTCGATCTAAGAGGTGCTGATTTGACAGGTGCGGATATTGCGGGTGCTGAATTTAGCGATGTAAATTGGATGGGTACGAGAATGCCAGATGGTAAAATTTATGGTTACGGCAATTAA
- a CDS encoding c-type cytochrome: protein MEKQVTKLEAAIGQLTLMALAVVLAVLVFMVAYHQWQISDPYVKNVLSLKGDGIRGHAIFQMNCAGCHGLQADGRVGPSLQGVSKHKSPVGLIHQVTSGDTPPMPQFQPSPQEMADLLSYLKQL, encoded by the coding sequence GTGGAAAAGCAGGTAACTAAACTAGAAGCGGCGATCGGGCAGCTTACCTTGATGGCTCTAGCAGTGGTGCTGGCAGTCCTCGTGTTTATGGTCGCCTATCATCAGTGGCAGATATCCGATCCTTATGTCAAGAATGTTTTATCTCTGAAAGGCGATGGAATTCGCGGTCATGCTATCTTCCAAATGAACTGTGCTGGATGTCACGGGTTGCAGGCAGATGGTAGAGTTGGCCCAAGCTTGCAAGGTGTCTCCAAGCACAAATCTCCAGTTGGTCTGATTCACCAAGTCACAAGCGGCGACACACCACCCATGCCACAATTCCAACCCAGCCCGCAAGAAATGGCAGACTTGCTCAGCTATTTAAAGCAATTGTAG
- a CDS encoding CsbD family protein: MSVEDRLNAVAKNIEGKVQEAMSEVTGNPKDKVEGQMKQEQAAAMHAKEDLKDRAKGMIDRA; the protein is encoded by the coding sequence ATGAGCGTTGAAGATCGTTTAAATGCAGTTGCCAAAAATATTGAAGGCAAAGTTCAAGAAGCCATGAGCGAAGTTACTGGCAACCCCAAAGACAAAGTAGAAGGTCAGATGAAGCAGGAGCAAGCAGCTGCTATGCACGCGAAGGAAGACCTCAAAGACAGAGCTAAAGGAATGATAGACAGAGCTTAA
- a CDS encoding ABC transporter ATP-binding protein yields the protein MKTRSSYYQLLPYIRQEWKTIALALSCTLAFTVFWPILAWLAGRIAGYIGEGNVGAIAQLAGFSAIIFFIRGIVQYSQDSLMAKAALKIALDLRKQVYAHLQRLNLSYFETAKTGDLSYRLTEDIDRIGEVVNKVFHQFVPCVLQLIVVLGYMVYLNWQLTLATFILAPLMALLIGWFGEKLLTVSRRSQNRISNLSALLTEVFSGIRLVQAFAAEEYEVKRFAQEAEHNRQAKYLAERLKAIQFVVVGFLEAMCVILLFFLGGWQISQGNLTGAEFVSYVAAVALLIDPISLLTSNYNEFKQGQASSDRIFELLIIQPSVVEKSDAVELPPVTGKVEYRQIDFAYSPDKPVLQNMNLLVTPGETIALVGASGAGKTTLLNLLPRFYDPQVGEIFIDGIDIQNVTLKSLRRQIGIVPQETILFSGTIAQNIAFGQTDFDLKDVQAAAEIANAHQFVTQLTQGYQTWVGERGVNLSGGQRQRIAIARAVLHNPRILILDEATSALDSESEALVQEALERIMKDRTVFIIAHRLATVRRADRILVLEQGQIVESGTHEELLAAGLRYARFYAQQFS from the coding sequence TTGAAAACTCGTTCTAGTTACTACCAACTCCTCCCCTACATCCGCCAAGAGTGGAAAACGATCGCTCTCGCGTTAAGCTGTACGCTAGCATTTACTGTATTCTGGCCGATCCTGGCGTGGTTGGCGGGTCGCATCGCCGGATACATCGGTGAGGGAAATGTGGGTGCGATCGCACAACTCGCCGGATTCAGTGCCATAATCTTCTTTATCCGGGGAATTGTGCAATACTCTCAAGATTCTCTGATGGCGAAAGCTGCTTTGAAAATTGCCCTCGACCTCCGCAAGCAAGTTTACGCACATTTGCAGCGTCTCAATCTCAGTTATTTTGAAACTGCTAAAACCGGGGATTTATCCTATCGTCTCACGGAAGATATCGATAGAATTGGCGAAGTTGTCAACAAAGTTTTTCACCAATTTGTGCCCTGCGTATTGCAATTAATAGTTGTGTTGGGATACATGGTTTATCTCAACTGGCAACTAACGCTGGCAACTTTTATTTTAGCACCGCTGATGGCATTATTGATTGGCTGGTTTGGCGAAAAACTTCTCACCGTTTCTCGCCGCAGTCAAAATCGCATTTCCAATTTATCCGCTTTGCTGACAGAAGTTTTCAGCGGGATTCGCCTCGTGCAAGCTTTCGCGGCTGAGGAATATGAAGTGAAACGATTTGCACAAGAAGCCGAACATAACCGACAGGCGAAATATTTGGCAGAACGGCTGAAAGCAATTCAGTTTGTGGTAGTCGGTTTTTTGGAAGCAATGTGCGTTATCTTGCTATTTTTCCTGGGAGGATGGCAAATTTCTCAAGGGAATTTGACTGGCGCGGAATTTGTTAGTTATGTAGCAGCAGTGGCATTATTAATCGATCCGATTTCGCTGTTAACGAGCAATTATAATGAGTTTAAACAAGGTCAGGCGTCTAGCGATCGCATTTTTGAATTATTGATAATTCAACCTTCAGTTGTGGAAAAGTCGGATGCTGTCGAACTTCCTCCCGTGACTGGAAAAGTAGAATATCGCCAGATCGACTTTGCTTACTCACCGGATAAACCTGTTCTGCAAAATATGAATTTGTTGGTAACTCCGGGAGAAACGATCGCATTAGTTGGCGCTTCGGGTGCGGGTAAAACTACTCTCCTCAACTTGTTACCGCGCTTTTACGACCCCCAAGTCGGCGAAATTTTCATCGACGGTATCGATATCCAGAATGTGACGCTAAAAAGTTTGCGCCGACAAATCGGTATAGTTCCCCAAGAAACGATTCTGTTTTCCGGTACGATCGCACAAAATATCGCGTTCGGTCAAACCGATTTCGACCTCAAAGATGTGCAAGCTGCGGCGGAAATCGCCAACGCACACCAATTTGTTACCCAGTTAACGCAAGGATATCAAACTTGGGTAGGAGAAAGGGGTGTAAACTTATCGGGAGGACAGCGCCAACGGATCGCGATCGCACGCGCTGTGTTGCACAATCCCAGAATCCTCATCCTCGACGAAGCGACTTCCGCGTTGGATTCGGAATCGGAAGCTTTAGTACAGGAAGCCCTGGAACGAATAATGAAAGACCGAACTGTTTTTATTATCGCCCATAGATTGGCTACTGTGCGAAGAGCCGATCGAATTTTAGTATTGGAGCAGGGGCAAATAGTGGAATCGGGAACTCACGAGGAATTGTTGGCAGCGGGGTTGCGCTATGCGCGTTTTTATGCTCAGCAATTTAGTTAA
- a CDS encoding FTR1 family iron permease, whose amino-acid sequence MDFSSALPTFIITLREGVEAALVVGIVLALLKKAKRTKLNPWVYAGVVVGLLASALVGILFGWIIQFLGTSNQQYTPVIEPLLEAVFGVAAIVMLSWMLIWMTQQARTLKAQVEGAVASALKDDAAAGWGVFSLILIAVLREGFETVLFIVAKFQQGSIPAIGALSGIAVAAGIGVLLFKWGIKIDIRRFFQIMGVLLLLIVAGLVVSSMGDFDEAVRSLSQMNRESESLCFYYERFAKNPSCILGPMVWNATQVLPQDKFPGIILHTLFGYPDKLYIVQAVGYLLFLITIGGIYFRSLGSKNPVSTRNGNIPSSAAEKSIRS is encoded by the coding sequence ATGGATTTTAGTTCAGCTTTACCCACATTTATCATTACCCTGCGAGAAGGGGTTGAAGCCGCTTTAGTAGTCGGAATTGTCCTAGCTTTACTCAAAAAAGCAAAACGAACCAAACTCAACCCGTGGGTTTATGCCGGTGTCGTGGTCGGACTTCTAGCCAGTGCGCTAGTAGGCATACTATTTGGCTGGATAATTCAATTCCTGGGCACATCAAATCAGCAGTATACTCCTGTCATAGAGCCACTGCTAGAGGCTGTTTTTGGTGTCGCGGCGATCGTCATGCTCAGCTGGATGCTGATTTGGATGACCCAGCAAGCGCGTACCCTCAAAGCGCAAGTCGAGGGAGCTGTCGCTAGTGCCCTCAAAGACGACGCCGCAGCCGGTTGGGGCGTTTTTAGCTTAATTTTAATCGCCGTGTTGCGAGAAGGCTTTGAAACAGTTCTGTTTATAGTTGCCAAATTTCAACAAGGTTCGATCCCAGCTATTGGCGCACTTAGCGGCATAGCAGTAGCTGCTGGTATTGGCGTGCTTCTTTTTAAATGGGGCATCAAGATCGACATCCGCCGCTTCTTCCAGATTATGGGAGTTTTATTACTCCTAATTGTGGCAGGTTTAGTAGTTTCATCAATGGGAGATTTTGACGAAGCCGTGAGAAGTCTGTCACAGATGAATCGCGAGTCAGAATCTCTATGTTTTTACTACGAAAGGTTTGCCAAAAACCCCTCCTGCATTCTGGGGCCAATGGTTTGGAATGCTACCCAAGTTCTGCCACAAGACAAATTCCCCGGCATTATCCTGCACACCTTGTTCGGCTATCCTGACAAGCTGTACATCGTGCAAGCAGTGGGTTATTTGCTGTTTTTAATTACGATTGGCGGTATTTACTTCCGCAGTTTGGGAAGCAAAAATCCAGTATCTACCAGAAATGGCAATATCCCTTCATCAGCTGCTGAAAAATCCATCCGTTCTTAA
- a CDS encoding DedA family protein yields MQEWITNTMTSLGYVGIGLLMFLENLFPPIPSELIMPLAGFTIAQKQMAFFPAILAGVIGTMLGALPWYYVGKLVGEENLKRLADKYGRWISISSRDIEKADNWFDRHGEKAVFFCRLVPGVRTLISLPAGMSGMHLVPFLIYSTVGTTLWVGLLTYTGYILGEKYELVDEYLGPVSKIVFVGLVVAFVVWIVRKRQKAKRKNL; encoded by the coding sequence ATGCAGGAATGGATAACTAACACCATGACTTCCCTGGGCTACGTGGGAATCGGGCTACTGATGTTTTTAGAAAACTTATTTCCCCCTATTCCCTCCGAACTAATCATGCCGTTAGCAGGATTCACAATAGCTCAGAAACAGATGGCATTCTTCCCTGCAATTTTGGCGGGAGTAATCGGTACAATGCTGGGGGCGCTACCTTGGTACTATGTCGGCAAACTCGTCGGCGAAGAAAACTTGAAACGCTTAGCTGACAAGTACGGCAGGTGGATTTCTATATCTAGTAGAGATATTGAAAAAGCAGATAATTGGTTTGACAGACACGGGGAGAAAGCCGTGTTTTTTTGTCGCTTAGTACCGGGGGTTCGTACCTTAATATCCCTGCCGGCAGGTATGAGTGGGATGCACTTAGTACCGTTTTTAATTTACTCGACTGTTGGCACAACCTTGTGGGTGGGTTTGTTAACTTATACCGGGTATATTTTGGGAGAAAAATACGAGCTTGTCGATGAATATCTAGGCCCGGTTTCCAAAATAGTATTTGTTGGTCTTGTTGTGGCTTTTGTGGTTTGGATAGTGAGGAAAAGACAAAAGGCCAAAAGAAAAAATCTGTAA
- the petG gene encoding cytochrome b6-f complex subunit V: MVEPLLSGIVLGLVLVTLAGLFVAAYMQYKRGNQLGL; the protein is encoded by the coding sequence GTGGTAGAACCCCTACTTTCCGGAATTGTGCTCGGCTTGGTACTCGTGACCCTGGCTGGGCTGTTTGTCGCCGCATATATGCAGTATAAGCGCGGTAACCAGCTGGGTCTGTAG